GTTCCCAATGTCACATGTCCTTGTCTTAGCCACAACTGTTTTCTCTTGCGAGACAACCCTTCCCTCTCACCTCACCTCTGCCCAAAGTCTAAAAGATCCTTCAATGCCAAACCTAAAGTTACCTCCTTTCTGTGGCTTTCCCTAACATCCATCAGACAATCACGCCATATTACTGTTACTTAAGAACATGTGTCTTTCTCCCTTCTAAGACAAGGAGTTCCCTGAGGATGAgggctgtgtctttttttttatctttatatcccTGGCCTCACATGTGGAAGACACATCACTGAACTGAACTGAAATGAAGTAAGAATGGAATGAAAAAGTTCAGTAAAGGTGACTACGTCCAATTGAAAACAAGAGAGTCAGGGAGGAATGGGGTGGGCAAAGAGaacttggcctcacctgtaatatggaaacaagaagaaatcattTGTGTATGTATCACTTATACAattgaaaattacttttaaaaaactgatagcTACAAGCACACAAATAATCTACAAAGCAggtaatctaaaaaataattttcccctgGTTTTCTcatatgcatttgaaaaaaagctggtttgaaagaaaacttttctaGTTATCTTAAAAGGCTAAGAACACAGTGGGAGTTATACTCCCATTGTAAATAAACAGCACATCCATCAAGAACAAAAGGTGGCAGACTATGGGTaccagaaagagggaaagaaaaccaaGGCTAACTGGTCCTTCTTATGCCTCCGGGTTCCTCTAAGAGCTTAATTTACTCCAACTCTTCTGCAAGCAGAAAATTAAGAGTCAATTGTGTACTAAATTTCCCGTTAGACTGGTTGCCTACTCTCTGGAGCCCAGGTCTGTTTTTATCACAGATATGGTCCAACACCTTCCTGCAAGattgtttaaagaaagaaactctttCAAAACTGTTATTATGCTGACAAGTGGTTCTGTCTCCTCTGTGGACGAGTCGGTTTTTAGGCCAAGACTAAAATGACAGAAGCATTTGTCCAGTTAGGAGCAGCCAAACTGAGTCCCTGCCAAAGGCGTGCCCTTGGCTTCCAGAGTCGTTCGGGAGGGCCACTCAAGTGAGTCATTTGAGTTTCTAGGCAACGATACTTTGAATGAGGttaaaaatgctttcagtttGCAAAAGAGCAGGAAAGTTGGACTGGGAATagctgggtgaaaaaaaaaagtgctttatgGGATTTTAAGAGGCCACCATGGGGTGGTGCATCCAGGTGGGGCATCCCAACTTCCCTCCTGAATTACAAATATTTCCCTTAACCACAGCAAGGGCACAGAAGACACCCGAATGCTCCTGCCACCGTGCCAACCCACAGCAGGGCTCCAGTTCTGACTACAGTGCCCACTGGGAGTAGTTAAGAATATGAGCTCTGGAGTCTGACTCATTGAGAGTCCCTAGTCTGCAACCAGCTGGTTATATGAGTTACTTACCCAGCTAAGTCTCTGATGTGCTCACCCCTTCTAcaaatacagttgatccttgaacaacatggaggtGAGGGGCACTGACTGCTCTCATACAGTCAAAAACTTACATAGAACTTTTTGGCTCCCCAAAAGCCTGACTACtaagagcctactgttgaccagaagccttactgagaaCATAAgcagttaattaacacatattttatgtatttcattcttATAATAGGCTAGAGAAGACaaagtgttattaagaaaatcataaggaagagaaaacacatttacagtactgtatcaAAGAAAATCTGCATGTAAGGGACCTGAGCAGTTCAAACACATATTGCTTAAGGGTCGGCTGTATTTACTAAATGCCATGCTGTGGGTCCAGCCTGGTACAGGGATATAGCAGAGAAACATGCATTCTATCCTCATGAGGCTTGCACACTAGTGGGGCTAGTGGTGTGTGGTAGAGACTGCAGAcagtctgcccctcctcctcccaggtaTGGGCTGCCCTGCTGGAGACCACAGGCTGTGAGGACACAAAGGCGTAGGCAGCGAAGGCATGCAGGGAAGGGCTTAGTTCCAGGGGGCTGCAGCTATGCTGTGTTTGTCACTGTCGTCCAGGGTCACCTCTAAGAAGCCCACAGTGCTGCACACTGGCACTACTCCTTTCTGGGAAGCAGTTAAAGCCTTGAGCTTTTAGTGGCCTAAATCTCCAGCATTCCATGTCCCCAGGGGTAAGGATGAGAGAAACTATGTGAgagcctcaaataaataatgacaagCCTTTGTACTCTTAGGGAAGTCAGTGTTGTACATTGAAAACTTGCAGATTAGCCATAGGTCCcattcctcttctcctccttctggtCTTTATTCCTCACTCTCTGCAGCAGACACTTGCTTTGTGCCCCACatcaccctctccccctccttctggcCACAGCACCCCAATTTGGTCTGGGGGAAATCATCTCCTCTCTCTCAGACCAGGTGCTGCAGGGAAAGCAGACTCACTCTGGCTCCAGGAACTGAACATACATCTCAAGCTCCAGTTCCTTCCCCTCTGGCCACCATGACTGATTCAAGAATGTGTTTTGACCTATAGCCATGCCAACTGGAGCCAATGAGGCTCAATTCTGGGGTCATTATTTGGGTTAACAGTAAAGCCAATACCTTGTTTTTCACTTGACTGCAATGTGGAAAGATACAGGCTGGAGCTGAAGCTGTCTTGCCATGATAGAAAAGAGCCTATCTGTGATGACAGCCAGCCCAAAGGAAGGCAGTGTTGAAGAGTAGAGGTGGGGAAACTAGTGCCAGTGACACAGACTGAACTCTAACTAAGCCATATAGAGCCAGTCCTGCTCTGCTCTTATTGGTTATGTGAGAAAATGCACTTCCTTCTTGCTTAAGCTGGTTCAGTTCTGTCACAGGTAATAGAAAGAGTCCTAACTGATGCATTCCCCATTTTCCCAACTCACCAACATAACTTGACACCGAGATGGTCACTTGCCTAGaaaccaaatacaaaaaaagCCCACCATCATGTGCCCCAGTTCCACAGGCTCTTTACTCATTGTCTCTTTAAGTCTGACCGAGAAAAAGGCCTTAGCTCCCTGAGCCTTGCTCACAGCAGAATTGGTATCTATTTTCTGTGAACTTACTACCAGCGGGTTTGGATTGTTGCACTGATCTAGGATTTTAACATTACTGATAGCATTAcgatattttcttcataaaaatctATTGGCTGGATAGTAAGACAGAGGGCCCTCGAACATTCCCCTACTCTAttattacatatacacacagaataAGCAATGAGTCTCAAACCTTTGAAatttacaatttctttctttatatttttatatttattctccaAAAAGAACAGGTAATCTGTTTAAGACTAAAATGCAACTGACACTTGACACTAGTCAAAACCAGCAAGTTAAAGCAAATTGGAATTGAAGCAGAAACCAATAAAAACATGACTCACCAATCAAGGACCAGATAGGATTGTCCTCCTCTTCGATGCTTGAAAATTGACCTATAAGATTAGCTTGGACCTCAGCATTTAAAGTGGATAAACCTCTCTCCACCAGGGCTTTGTTAACCTCAACACAAGTCTGAACACCAATGGAATTCAGGACTTCCTTCAAGTTAAAGGTcctaaaaaaacatgaaacaaaactgCATCAGGAATAGGTTTTTTTGTTCAGCAGTTTATATCTATCTTTTAATATACCAACTTGTTTCAAATGTCTGTCACTTTTCATTTACAAAGACAGTAAGTACCTCTATTAGCATGAACTTAGAATATAGTAACTCCTCCCAAGCACCAACCCTTATGTGTAgcagatttttaaatacttaaaaccaTTCAATTCCATAGGTACTGTTTAGTTAGGAAAGCAAAATCAGAAAAGTATGGTCCCCGAAAATACGTCTGCAACTCCATTTTCATGCAGGACCATCAGAAAGGAAAATACCTACTTACTTCTTAAAATAAACGTTTTGGTCTGAACAAAttaattcaagttttttttttttttttttgtcaaatctATGCTTATAAAATGAAGTAAGAATCAATTCCTTTATGCCTCAACAGTGAATCTATAAAACCAACcaaaaacaagaaatgaagggacacctgggtggctcagggtcagttaagcaaccaactcttggtttcagctcaggtcatgatcctaaggtcctgggatcaagccctgcactagGTGCTGTACtcagagcagggagtctgcttgaagttctctctcttactcttcttctgcccctccccccacttgtgatatctccctctctctcaaataaaaaacccacaagaaatGTGTgttaaaaaacccacaagaaatGAAGATATTCAGATGTTAATACCATAGTGACAAATTACCTAAAATTCTTGATCTGTCATGATCAAAAAAGCTCCTTCCTACTGTTACTttcaagaaactttaaaaaaatcccagaaaactATGAAAAGCAATTGGCAGAGGGTTATTTAAGAGGTAAGGAAAAAGACGTGATCAGAAAGGGCATGTGGTGGGTCCATGCCTTTAGGGAATGATGATTAAAAATGTCTCTTACCATCCAGAAATAGTCTTTAAAGATAACTCTGCAAAAATGGGAATTAAAGGATGAGAGAACAGGAGTGGGTAtgggaaattaaaacaataaagcaaTCAGAGGGGCAGAGCCTctataaagaagatattttacaACTAACCAGTTATTAGCAAGCAGCATGTGCCAGACACCTGCACTATGTGCTTCATGGTGAATCATCTTAAGTTCCCACATCTGTAAGTAAGCACAATCATCCCTTCTTACAAGTGAGAGAATGAGGCCCAGAGTGATTTGGGAATTTGTTCAAGGGTACCTAACAAGCTAATAGCAGAGCTGGAACTTAAACCCTGATCTGTCTGACCTGAAGCTTGACTTCTTAGTAACCACTTTGTTATATGCTTTATATTAATACTTAGCAGCATTGTGGGTTCTCTAAaggtttaataaataaaaatttctggaaagaaataGTTACCATGTGGGGAAATGCTAAGGTAAGACCAGCTGCAAACCTAGAGAAAGTTCCTTTTAATTCTAGATCTTGGGTCCTGGAATGTGAAGGAAATGAGCCTGGCTGATTAGCACAGAAGCAGTAGAAGAGGAAGGGCCTTGACACAGCCCAGGGCTCAGGCCTTGGACTGCCCTTTTACTCGTTGTGCACCCCAAAGCAAATCCCATTCTCTCTGACAACTTTGGATGCTATAATCACTCAGGCTCCTCTTGGCTCTTAATATTCTAggattttatcaaataatttatgTGTTTTCTGAATAATGGGAAAGAGATGGAAGAATAGATGCAACTCACTCCAAAGATAGGAATGAGCAATGTAAGGTCTTAAAAATACCTGAAAGGGGACACAGCAAGAGGAGGTGACCCATATAAGACCCATGAAAACATCTGATCATTGACTAAGATTAGGAATTTTCTGACTTGCACAGGATTTGCAACAGGATGATCTAAATGCAAAATCTAAATGAGATCTAAGGTTTGATACTGGAAATGAATATAGCAAAAACAAGACCTTCACTGGACTTGTGTCACATCACTAAAGGACAGGATGACACTACTTCTAAAGACTTGATAGCAGGCTGGATCAGTAAAGTTGGTATATACTTCATTGCAGAAAAATGATGGAATCAGAACTGAATAGGAAAGCCTCCATGATAAGGCTTTCTAAACACATAGCTTGgaattctggttttgtttgtttcacagCACTGCCAAATAAGAGCTCTTGCACATGCCCATCCTAAGTGGAAATATGATACTCACTCTGGGACTTGTCATGGAAAAGACCTCTCCCTTCttatgaaaggaaatataaaccTTTAGAGagagatattaaaagaaattctagaaaaagaagGTATAAAATAGGCTTCTCTAAAGTACAGCCCTGAATATCACATCCAGACATCCAGGATTATTCACAATCTCTGAAACACACGCAGAGCCTTAATATGAGGATGAGCAGATATAAACACTTGGAACTTACTCTTTGTTCATGCCTTCAAGTAGAACAGCTGAAATCCTTTTTAACCTGTTTGCAAGCTCAGGGAGGCCTTCTGTAAGAGCACCCACCATGTTGTTGGTAATTAGGGACAGGCAGGCAATAATTTTCAATTGATTCAGCTTTTCTGTCAGTTCCTGAAGACGTGCTCCATCTGTCATGAGTGTctagcatatttattttaaatgtaaaaatagaaagggaagctCAAtaccatgaaaatataaaacaagcaaTGTTACATCCAAACTCCCATTTCTATCTGATTCCAGGAAAGTCATTAAACCACATGCAACACTAGACCAACTGATGCACAGATAGAACTTGAGAATTAAAATGATGGAAAActtgagggaaggaaaaaacccaCTCACCTCTGGTAATTCCTTTTTCAGATAATCCCACTGTAACAGTTTTAAATAACTGTTATTTAGCACCAGCGTAGGGCTCAGGCTTGGTTTAGAGCTGTTTTCAGCCCCAGGAGTTAAAGCAGtctcagagagagaaagtagtTCTTCATTGACAGattcttttatccattctgtaGTTTGATCAAGAGCACCTATAAGTGAAAAGGCCACATATTTGTCCTATTGCTGTTGATCCCTTGTGTGCATTCTACATGGCAGATGTTAAGTTAGGAGCTAGGCATGAATGAAAAGACAGGCACACCTCTGAAGGAGCTTATAGTGCAGATGGGGAGACAGAGCTGTAAACCAATAATTAGAGCAGAATACAACAAATGCTAGAAGGCACAGGAGTGGAGGGAGCAGACACTGTCCAGGACAGTCTAAGATGAAGAGCTCTGTAAATGACACCTGAAGATATAAGGCAGACTATCACTCCAGGCCCAGCAAACAGCGCATACAGAAACCCAGAATAGTGAGGGAATATGGCACATTCTGGATGCTACAAGCATATCTGTATCGCTGGTCCATAGAAAATGAGGGAGAGTAGTAGCAGATGACACTGGGGAGGTAGGCAGAATCCAGCTCACACACAACCTTGAATTCTGTGCAGAGAAGGTATTTAGACAAAGGCCTTGTTTATTAAACATGTTTGGGTCCTGGGTCCCCTGAGTGTCTGATTAGAGCCATGCCTTTCCCAAAATGCACATGCATGCTAGTGTGCACACTTATACTTTTGACCCAGTTCTAGGGTTTCCCACTAGAAACAATCTGCTTTTTATACCACATTGCTTATAAAActgtatttggtagaatttataaGGTGgaacttgctaaaaaaaaaaaattgcatactgaacacagattttttttaaaagcaccagagaatgaaataaagaatagtgATCCTGAAATGCTTCCTCAGACCCAGCGTTTGAGCAGGGGTAATTTGTCAGCAGCTCTGGTTGCCACACCAGAGCAATATTACCTCAGAATTTCATAACTTTGCTTCTCCTCAGTTGGCAAATGTTCTAATTCTGTTCATAAAGATGTAAAATTTGTAGTCTTTTATTTAAAGGATATccaacagaaagagagaaaagggggggaTCTTTGTGGATACAATTACAACGTGGTGTTAATAAGCATTTATACTGCGTGCTCAATCATTTACAGCTGACACATTTAAAAGCCCATTTAGTTATCTCAAAAGCAACAGTGTACCATAGTGATTCTCAATCGTGGGTGattttagaatcacctggagagcttgaaaaagaaaagaatgatcttGGGCACAGCtcctggagattctgatttaatcaGTCTGAGATGGGGCTCAGGCATCTGTGTTTAAACACCCCAGGTGATCCTATTATGAAGCCATAATTAAGTATGACTGGTAAAGTAGCTCTTTGGGGTCTGCCGCGGAAACAAGATGACGAAGGGGACATCATCGTTCGGAAAGCATCGCAATAAGACGCACACGTTGTGCCGCCGCTGTGGCTCTAAGGCCTACCACCTTCAGAAGTCCACATGCGGCAAGTGTGGCTACCCTGCCAAGCGGAAGAGAAAGTATAACTGGAGTGCCAAGGCTAAAAGACGGAATACCACTGGGACCGGTCGAATGAGGCACCTAAAAATTGTATGCCGCAGATTCAGGCATGGATTCCGTGAAGGAACGACACCTAAGCCCAAGAGGGCAGCTGTTGCAGCATCCAGTTTATCTTAAGGATTTCAACGATTAGTCAAAATAAACgttctggttttaaaaagtaaaaaaaaaaaaaaaaaaaaaagcagaaagagcatGAGTTCAGAGTGAAACATCAGCTTTCCTCTAAGGGATCTACTGAGATGTTATTCCCACAAGCTAGTACACTGACCATTCTATGTGGCTCCAAATCCAAGGTCAACCCCGTGGGACACTGGTaccctttatttttcatatgggCAGTaattctcttcattcattcattcattcattcattcattcattcaataactgAACACTGAATATGCAGTAGGTACTGTATAAAGTGCTATGGAGTCTTAGATGAGTAAACATGTTCCGTGCACTCAAGAAGCTCTTAGCCTACTAGGAGGGGGAAACACGAGAACAGGCAATAGCCTCCCAGGTGCATTTACCCAAGAATTTCCTAGGAGCTGTGGAGGCCCAGGAGCATTGCACCTGACTTCAACTGTGCATCCAATACATGCTTCTATTTTCCTGCCAGGGAGACTTGGCCTAACCGCCCTGAAACTACCTGGTTCTCTAAATCTAAATCCAACCAGTCCTTACTGGTCTCACCTAAATCCCTCTGCCTGttggaagccttccttgatcaTATGGACTCATTCTTAGCTCTCCCTTCTCAGAGCACCTGTCCTTGAATTTTTGATCTGGCTGTCATTTTTCTTAAACAGCTGAACTAAAAAAACagcttctctatttttaaaaaaattgttattaaatatttcaagtgCATCCGTCTTAATTTCATCTCACTAGTGAGATCACTGAGAGTCTAAtctatgatctttattttttctttctttcccttgacTTACTTCATATCACAACTGATAGGTATGTGACATGTGGCTTTGTTTTGGCAGACACatttgctttgaaaaatactCAGATACCTTTCCAGTGGTACTTGTCATATAGGGGTTGGTCTAAAAgcctctgctctctgtgtctggCATTAGAGACCTGGTAGGTTTCCAATTCACCATCTCTGGAAGTAACCATGGGCTTAAGGAATGGCTCAAATAGTCTCCTTCAGACTGACAAACTGATTGGTCCTACAGGTCTGCAGCTATCTTTCCCTCCCTACTGTCATCCAATAAAATGTTTGTACTAATGTACACAgtacatgcaaatcaaaacaaagtgGTTTTTGCAAACTCTTTCACAAAGCAGAGAAGGGAATATttctcaattcattttatgagttCAGCTTTGCCATGGTGCCAAACCCAGACAAAGGCATTACAAGAAAATTACAGAGtgatcttttccaaaaaatacagatgcaaaactCCTTAAGAAAGCATTAGCAAGGTAAAGTATTagcaagataaaataattaactaTGACCAAGGGGTACAATAAACATTTCAGTATtacaaggttggtttaacattagAAACACAgcaatcaatcaaaaaaaaaaaaaaaaagaaagaaaagaaacacagcaaTCACTGTAATTCAGAATATTAACactataaaagagagaaaaaaaaagatcactccaatagatacagagaaagcacgTGACCAAATTTAACATGTGGCCTATTtagataaaaactctcagcaaacttcCTCAACACAGAAAAGAACATCTATGAGAAGctgcagctaacatcatacttaatggtcaAACAATGGAAAAACTCTTCCCTAGAGTGGCAAGGATCCTCTCTCTCATGACTACTAATGAACATTTGATTGGATGTCttagtgcaataaggcaagaaaaagaaacaaaagtcacacagatttaaataaaaaagaagaggaagtaaaactgtctttatttgcagGCAAAATTATTGTATACATAGAAAAACCTAAGGAATATTCCAAAAATCTACTAGCATTAATAAGTTAATTTAGCAAGTTCTCAGGATGCAAAgccaatatttgaaaatcagttatatttctatatactagaaaataaaacttttacaaaatatcatttataatagcatcaaagaACACAGAACAAATGAGATTAACCTGAACAAAATAAGTATGGAActgatgggggtgcctgggtagcacagttggttgagcgtccaactcttggtttcagctggtcatgatctcagggttgtaagacagagctttgtgtcaggctctgcacttagcacagagtctgcttaagtttctctctctcccttagcccctccccaccttaaatcaatcaatcaatcaatcaatcaatcaatcaatctttaaaaaaattaagtacaagACTGGAACACCAAAACTAAAACATATTGCtgaaataaattagattttagtAGTGATATCTAGTTCACAAATTAATAGATTCAGTACTGTGAAGATGTCAATTCAACATAATTCTAATCACCATCCCACCTGGCTTCTTCTGCAGAAACtaataaactaattaaaaatgcatatggaaATTCAAAGCACCTAAAAGAGGCAAACAATTTTGagtaagaacaaagaaagaagactAAAAATACCTGAATTCAAGACTTAGCCTCAATAACCAAGACTGTGTCATATTGGTGAAGACATATA
The Canis lupus dingo isolate Sandy chromosome 10, ASM325472v2, whole genome shotgun sequence genome window above contains:
- the LOC112669149 gene encoding 60S ribosomal protein L37-like; translation: MTKGTSSFGKHRNKTHTLCRRCGSKAYHLQKSTCGKCGYPAKRKRKYNWSAKAKRRNTTGTGRMRHLKIVCRRFRHGFREGTTPKPKRAAVAASSLS